Proteins from one Coregonus clupeaformis isolate EN_2021a chromosome 29, ASM2061545v1, whole genome shotgun sequence genomic window:
- the LOC121545127 gene encoding YTH domain-containing family protein 2, which translates to MSASSLLEQRPKGQGNKVQNGAVTQKDTLNDEFEPYLNTQARQSNAYTAMSDSYMPSYYSPSIGFSYSLNEAAWSTGGDPPMPYLASYGQLSNGEHHFLPDAMFSQPGPLGSNPFLGQHGFNFFPSGIDFSAWGNNSSQGQSTQSSGYSSSYAYAPSSLGGAMIDGQSPFTQNEPLNKAPGMNSLDSLAGLKIGSGAGDMGAPKVVGSGLPGGPLGHGHSQVSGGAPSMPLPLISIAPTKPASWADIASKPAKPQPKLKTKGGIAGTNLPPPPIKHNMDIGTWDNKGNMPKVSTPQHAPIPSNGQPPNQASPQPGATVGGTPQLHLSNGQLVAPSAQLGQHQLPPNGQQGMGGQLQLSQGPPPATQPPQPTRWVPPRNRANGFGDGGVGQSPPNVGVVPVPSEPHPVLEKLRLVNNYNPKDFDWNPKQGRVFIIKSYSEDDIHRSIKYNIWCSTEHGNKRLDAAYRSLGAKGPLYLLFSVNGSGHFCGVAEMRSPVDYNTCAGVWSQDKWKGRFDVRWIFVKDVPNSQLRHIRLENNENKPVTNSRDTQEVPLDKARQVLKIIAGYKHTTSIFDDFSHYEKRQEEEECVKKVEVQGSEPYPSNPNPSRSHYRLQERQGRVK; encoded by the exons ATGTCAGCCAGCAGCCTTCTTGAACAG AGACCGAAAGGCCAAGGAAACAAAG TGCAAAACGGAGCTGTGACCCAAAAGGATACTTTGAATGATGAGTTTGAGCCTTACCTGAACACTCAGGCCAGACAG AGCAATGCCTATACGGCCATGTCAGACTCCTACATGCCCAGTTACTACAGCCCTTCCATAGGATTCTCTTACTCCCTGAACGAGGCAGCATGGTCCACCGGCGGCGACCCCCCCATGCCTTACCTGGCCTCGTATGGACAGCTGAGCAACGGGGAGCACCACTTCCTGCCCGACGCCATGTTCAGCCAGCCCGGCCCGCTGGGCAGCAACCCCTTCTTGGGCCAGCACGGCTTCAACTTCTTCCCCAGCGGCATCGACTTCTCGGCCTGGGGCAACAACAGCTCTCAGGGACAGTCCACACAGAGCTCTGGCTACAGCAGCAGCTACGCCTACGCGCCCAGCTCGCTAGGGGGCGCCATGATCGACGGACAGTCCCCCTTCACCCAGAACGAGCCCCTCAACAAGGCCCCCGGCATGAACAGCTTGGACAGCTTGGCGGGCCTTAAGATTGGCAGTGGTGCCGGGGACATGGGGGCGCCCAAGGTGGTGGGCTCCGGCCTCCCCGGGGGACCCCTGGGTCACGGCCACAGCCAGGTGTCTGGTGGAGCTCCCAGCATGCCACTGCCCCTCATCTCCATCGCCCCCACCAAACCCGCCTCCTGGGCGGACATTGCCAGCAAGCCTGCCAAGCCGCAGCCGAAGCTGAAAACCAAAGGGGGCATAGCGGGGACCAACCTGCCCCCTCCGCCCATCAAACACAACATGGACATCGGCACTTGGGACAACAAGGGGAACATGCCTAAAGTGTCCACCCCACAGCATGCGCCTATCCCCAGCAACGGGCAGCCACCCAACCAGGCCTCCCCTCAGCCCGGCGCCACGGTCGGAGGGACCCCGCAACTGCATCTCAGCAACGGACAGTTGGTGGCCCCTTCGGCCCAGCTTGGGCAGCACCAGCTCCCCCCCAATGGGCAGCAGGGCATGGGGGGGCAGCTGCAGCTCTCCCAGGGCCCCCCGCCTGCCACCCAGCCCCCTCAGCCCACTCGCTGGGTCCCTCCACGGAACCGTGCTAACGGCTTTGGGGATGGCGGGGTGGGGCAGTCTCCCCCCAACGTGGGCGTGGTGCCAGTACCTTCGGAGCCCCACCCGGTGCTTGAGAAACTGCGCCTGGTCAACAACTACAACCCCAAGGACTTTGACTGGAACCCCAAGCAGGGGCGCGTGTTCATCATCAAGAGCTACTCTGAAGATGACATCCACCGCTCCATCAAGTACAACATCTGGTGTAGCACGGAGCACGGCAATAAGCGGCTGGACGCCGCCTACCGCTCGCTGGGTGCTAAGGGCCCCCTCTACCTGCTTTTCAGCGTCAACGGCAGTGGCCACTTCTGCGGTGTGGCGGAGATGCGCTCGCCCGTGGACTATAACACCTGTGCTGGCGTGTGGTCGCAGGACAAGTGGAAAGGGCGCTTTGACGTGCGCTGGATCTTTGTTAAGGACGTTCCCAACAGCCAGCTACGGCACATCCGCCTGGAGAACAACGAGAACAAGCCAGTGACCAACTCGCGGGACACGCAGGAGGTGCCCCTGGACAAGGCGCGGCAGGTGCTGAAGATTATCGCCGGCTACAAGCACACCACCTCCATCTTCGACGACTTCTCCCACTACGAGAAgcgccaggaggaggaggagtgtgtgaaAAAG gtggaggtCCAGGGAAGCGAGCCGTACCCCAGCAACCCAAACCCCAGCAGGAGTCATTACAGACTTCAG